The following proteins come from a genomic window of Suricata suricatta isolate VVHF042 chromosome 5, meerkat_22Aug2017_6uvM2_HiC, whole genome shotgun sequence:
- the LOC115291461 gene encoding keratin-associated protein 10-7-like, whose translation MAASTLSVCSSDLSYGSRVCLPRASDSCPDSSWQGEDCPESCEPACCALSCCTPVCCTSVCCTPVCCKPVCCEDSPCTTSSCCQQSSCTSSPCQGACCTPVCCKPVCCTPVCCKPVCCEDSPCTTSSCCQQSSCTSSPCQGACCTSVCCKPVCCTPVCCKPVCCTLVCCKPVCCEDSPCTTSSCCQPSCCISSPCQGACCTPVCCKPVCCTPVCSGSTPCCQPSRCCRPSSCVSLLCRPVCRPACCAPASCCRSSCCRPASCVSLLCRPVCSRPTCCGPTSGQSCC comes from the coding sequence aTGGCCGCCTCCACCCTGTCCGTCTGCTCCAGCGACCTGAGCTACGGCAGCCGCGTCTGCCTGCCCAGGGCCTCCGACTCCTGCCCCGACTCCTCTTGGCAGGGGGAGGACTGCCCAGAGAGCTGCGAGCCGGCCTGCTGCGCCCTCAGCTGCTGCACCCCTGTGTGCTGCACCTCTGTGTGCTGCACCCCTGTCTGCTGCAAGCCTGTCTGCTGTGAGGACTCCCCCTGCACAACCTCTTCCTGCTGCCAGCAGTCTAGCTGCACCTCTTCCCCCTGCCAGGGAGCCTGCTGCACCCCTGTCTGCTGCAAGCCCGTCTGCTGCACCCCTGTCTGCTGCAAGCCTGTCTGCTGTGAGGACTCCCCCTGCACAACCTCTTCCTGCTGCCAGCAGTCTAGCTGCACCTCTTCCCCCTGCCAGGGAGCCTGCTGCACCTCTGTCTGCTGCAAGCCTGTCTGCTGCACCCCTGTGTGCTGCAAGCCTGTCTGCTGCACCCTTGTCTGCTGCAAACCCGTCTGCTGTGAGGACTCCCCCTGCACAACCTCCTCCTGCTGCCAGCCCTCCTGCTGcatctcctccccctgccagggaGCCTGTTGCACCCCTGTGTGCTGCAAGCCCGTCTGCTGCACCCCTGTGTGCTCCGGGTCCACCCCCTGCTGCCAGCCCAGCCGCTGCTGCAGACCCTCCTCCTGCGTGTCCCTGCTCTGCCGCCCCGTGTGCAGGCCCGCCTGCTGTGCCCCTGCCTCCTGCTGTCGGTCCAGCTGCTGCCGCCCGGCCTCCTGCGTGTCCCTGCTCTGCCGCCCCGTGTGCTCGCGCCCCACCTGCTGCGGCCCCACCTCAGGCCAGTCCTGCTGCTGA